The Prinia subflava isolate CZ2003 ecotype Zambia chromosome 18, Cam_Psub_1.2, whole genome shotgun sequence genome has a window encoding:
- the SPP1 gene encoding osteopontin encodes MKVAVLCLCLISITSAWPVIQSRQHTTSASSEEKYDSRGHLLGRYHDDHVNSHSQESQQDTQSDLASSQQTLYSSEESVDAPEELPSPDVSSKSHEDVDDDDDDDNDSNDTDESEEVATSFPTDIPVTEPFPTFPFTRGDNAGRGDSVAYRMRAKAALLRAKAALVKSIKLHKANKKLIYDATEEDDSFADADSQSSVSREDSASRSSLRKRSRSAGWFGRSHGRDSRESQDSISSVESKESRDSLPSVESKESRDSLPSVESKESRDSISSVESKESQDSLPSVESKESRDSLPSVESKESRDSQPSVESKESRDRLSAELSDDISNQTLESAEDSQDRHSIESNEVTV; translated from the exons ATGAAGGTGGCAGTTCTGTGTTTATGCCTTATCAGCATCACCTCTGCATGGCCT GTGATTCAATCCAGGCAGCATACAACTTCTGCCAGCTCCGAAGAAAAATAT GACTCCAGGGGCCATCTCTTGGGCAGATATCACGATGACCACGTGAATTCTCACTCTCAGGAGAGCCAGCAGGACACACAGAGTGACCTGGCATCATCTCAGCAG ACCCTTTACTCTTCAGAAGAAAGCGTGGATGCCCCAGAAGAGCTG CCCTCTCCTGATGTGTCAAGCAAGAGCCATGAAGAtgtggatgatgatgatgacgatgaCAATGACTCCAATGACACGGATGAATCTGAGGAGGTTGCCACCAGTTTTCCTACAGACATTCCAGTCACTGAACCCTTCCCCACTTTCCCTTTCACCCGGGGAGACAAtgctggcagaggtgacagtgTGGCCTACAGGATGAGGGCAAAAGCCGCGCTCCTGAGGGCAAAAGCCGCCCTGGTGAAGTCCATCAAACTCCACAAAGCTAACAAAAAG CTCATCTACGATGCCACGGAGGAAGACGACAGCTTCGCGGATGCAGACAGCCAGAGCTCCGTGTCCCGGGAGGATTCTGCTTCCCGCAGCTCCCTGAGGAAGCGCTCCAGGAGCGCGGGATGGTTCGGCCGGAGCCACGGGcgggacagcagggagagccaggaCAGCATTTCGAGTGTGGAAAGCAAAGAAAGCCGGGACAGCCTGCCCAGTGTGGAAAGCAAAGAGAGCCGGGACAGCCTGCCCAGCGTGGAAAGCAAAGAAAGCCGGGACAGCATCTCGAGTGTGGAAAGCAAAGAGAGCCAGGACAGCCTGCCCAGTGTGGAAAGCAAAGAAAGCCGGGACAGCCTGCCCAGTGTGGAAAGCAAAGAAAGCCGGGACAGCCAGCCCAGTGTGGAAAGCAAGGAAAGCCGGGACCGCCTGTCAGCTGAGCTCTCTGACGATATCAGCAACCAAACCCTGGAAAGTGCCGAGGATTCTCAAGATCGTCACAGCATCGAGAGTAACGAAGTCACAGTTTAA
- the PKD2 gene encoding polycystin-2 produces the protein MAGGGGSRRGREQLELERLGPAARAASSCPPSPPLSACSRQAWSRDNPGFEPEEDAAAAAAAGPVLEMDVEWGSRAASSAGSGAAGAAGGGRRARRGPAGRGGAEGPARLPGPPDGAAPRRAAWAKRLARRLRGLWGTRLMEESNTSRERYLRSVLRELITYLVFLVVLCVLTYGTVSSSMYYYTRVMSQLFLETPVSKTERTDFKTLSTMDDFWKFTEGPLLDGLYWEMWYNNKTVAENKSFIYYENLLLGVPRIRQLKVRNGSCSIPEDLRDEIKDCYDVYSVANEDTAPFGLRNGTAWTYTSEKDLNGSSHWGLIATYSGAGYYQDLSRTREVTALQIASLKRNLWLDRGTRAAFIDFSVYNANINLFCVVRLLVEFPATGGLITSWQFQPVRLIHYISTFDFFLAACEMSFCLFVLYYMVEEVLEIRIHRLHYFRSLWNCLDVLIIVLSVVAIGISIYRTSTVDMLLKKLLEDQNSFPNFEPLAYWQMQFNNIAAVTVFFVWIKLFKFVNFNRTMSQLSTTMSRCVKDVIGFAIMFFIIFLAYAQLAYLVFGTQIDDFSTFQDCIFTQFRIILGDFNFTEVEEANRILGPIYFTTFVFFMFFILLNMFLAIINDTYSEVKSDMAQQKAEMELSDLIRKGYNKAMIKLKLKKTTVDDISESLRQGGGKLNFDELRQDLKGKGHTDAEIEAIFTKYDQDGDQELTEHEHQQMRDDLEKEREDLDLDRSSLPRPLSSRSFPRSLDDSEEDEDEDSGHSSRRRGSSSSGVSYEEFQVLMRRVDRMEHSIGSIVSKIDAVIVKLEAMERAKLKRRDVLGRLLDGVTEDERLGRESEAHREQMERLVREELERWESDDAASQLSHRPGTPLGLHGQPRPRGSRPPSSQSDGVDGAAGNGGSNIHV, from the exons atggcgggcggcggcggcagccgGCGCGGgcgggagcagctggagctggagcggCTGGGCCCGGCGGCTCGGGCCGCCTCCTCCTGCCCGCCGTCGCCGCCGCTCTCCGCCTGCTCGCGGCAGGCCTGGAGCCGGGACAACCCGGGCTTCGAGCCCGAGGAGgacgcggcggcggcggcagcggcggggccggtgcTGGAGATGGACGTGGAGTGGGGCAGCCGAGCCGCGTCCTCGGCGGGcagcggcgcggcgggcgcggcgggcggcgggcggcgggcgcggcggggccccgcggggcgcggcggggccgaggGGCCGGCCCGGCTGCCGGGGCCGCCCGACGGAGCCGCGCCCCGCAGGGCGGCCTGGGCCAAGCGCCTGGCGCGGAGACTGCGAG gTCTGTGGGGGACAAGGCTCATGGAAGAGAGCAACACCAGCAGAGAGAGGTACCTGAGGAGTGTTTTACGGGAGCTGATCACCTACCTGGTTTTCCTGGTGGTCCTGTGTGTCT TGACTTACGGGACAGTGAGTTCCAGTATGTACTATTACACAAGGGTCATGTCACAGCTCTTCCTGGAAACACCCGTGTCAAAAACAGAGAGAACCGACTTCAAAACCTTGTCCACAATGGATGACTTCTGGAAG TTCACAGAAGGCCCTTTGCTGGATGGTCTGTACTGGGAGATGTGGTACAACAACAAAACCGtggcagaaaacaaaagcttcATTTACTACGAGAACCTGCTGCTGGGGGTGCCCCGCATTCGGCAGCTTAAAGTCAGGAATGGCTCGTGCTCCATCCCTGAGGATTTAAGGGATGAAATCAAGGATTGCTATGATGTTTATTCTGTAGCTAATGAGGATACTGCTCCTTTTGGCCTCCGGAATGGAACTGC CTGGACCTACACCAGTGAGAAGGATTTGAATGGGAGCAGCCACTGGGGCTTGATTGCCACCTACAGTGGGGCTGGTTATTACCAAGACCTCTCGAGGaccagggaggtgacagctctgcagaTTGCCAGCCTGAAGAGGAACCTGTGGCTGGACAGAGGGACCAGAGCAGCCTTCATTGATTTCTCTGTCTACAATGCCAACATCAACCTCTTCTGCGTGGTCAG gttGCTAGTGGAGTTTCCAGCCACTGGAGGCCTGATTACATCTTGGCAGTTTCAGCCTGTGAGGCTGATTCACTACATCTCcacttttgattttttcctggCAGCCTGTGAAATGTCCTTCTGTCTTTTTGTTCTGTATTACATGGTGGAAGAAGTCTTAGAAATTCGCATTCATAGACTGCACTACTTCAGAAGTCTTTGGAATTGCCTTGATGTCCTTATCATTGTG CTGTCTGTGGTAGCTATAGGAATTAGCATCTACAGGACATCAACTGTTGATATGCTCCtgaagaagctgctggaagatCAGAACTCATTTCCCAATTTTGAACCCTTGGCATATTGGCAAATGCAGTTCAACAACATTGCTGCAGTCACTGTGTTTTTTGTCTGGATTAAG cttttcaAATTTGTCAACTTCAACAGAACCATGAGCCAGTTATCCACCACGATGTCTCGCTGTGTCAAAGATGTCATTGGCTTTGCCATCATgttctttattattttcctaGCATATGCTCAGTTGGCCTATCTTGTCTTTGGCACCCAAATCGATGACTTCAGCACTTTCCAGGACTGCAT atttaCTCAATTCCGCATCATTTTGGGAGACTTCAACTTCACAGAGGTTGAAGAAGCTAATCGAATTTTGGGACCAATTTATTTCACTACATTTGTGTTCTTTATGTTCTTCATTCTTTTG AACATGTTTTTGGCCATTATCAATGATACCTACTCTGAAGTCAAATCAGATATGGCacagcagaaggcagaaatgGAATTGTCTGACCTTATCAGGAAG GGCTACAACAAAGCCATGATCAAACTTAAGCTGAAGAAAACGACTGTTGACGACATTTCAGAAAGTCTGAGACAAGGCGGAGGAAAACTCAATTTTGATGAACTCCGGCAGGATCTCAAAGG GAAGGGGCACACAGATGCAGAGATTGAAGCAATATTTACCAAATATGATCAGGATGGGGACCAGGAATTGACAGAGCACGAGCATCAGCAGATGAGGGATGACCTGGAGAAAGAGAGG GAGGATCTGGACCTGGATAGGAGCTCTCTGCCACGTCCTCTGAGCAGCCGCAGCTTCCCCCGGAGCTTGGATGACTccgaggaggatgaggatgaggacagtggacacagctccaggaggaggggcagcagctctAGTGGGGTTTCCTATGAAGAGTTCCAAGT GCTCATGAGGCGGGTGGATCGCATGGAGCATTCCATCGGCAGCATCGTCTCCAAGATCGACGCCGTGATCGTGAAGCTGGAAGCCATGGAGAGGGCCAAGCTGAAAAGGAGAGATGTGCTGGGAAGGCTTTTAGATGGAGTGACAGAG GACGAGAGGCTGGGCCGGGAGAGCGAGGCGCACCGGGAGCAGATGGAGCGGCTGGTGCgggaggagctggagcgctGGGAGTCGGACGACGCCGCCTCGCAGCTCAGCCACCGCCCGGGGACACCCCTGGGGCTCCACGGACAGCCCCGGCCCAGGGGCTCCCGGCCGCCCTCCTCCCAGTCCGACGGCGtggatggagcagcagggaatggAGGGAGCAACATCCATGTGTAG